One window from the genome of Plasmodium relictum strain SGS1 genome assembly, chromosome: 12 encodes:
- a CDS encoding translation initiation factor 6, putative — protein MAIRVQFENSNEVGVFSRLTNSYALIALGSSENFSSVFESELSQHIPLIYTTIGGTKVIGRVCVGNRKGLLVSSICTDQELLHLRNSLPENVKIKRIEERLSALGNCITANDYVGLIHTDIDRETEEIIQDVLDIEVFRTSIAGNLLVGTYSYFTNNGGLLHAMTSSQEIEELSELLQIPLITGTINRGSDLIGSGLVANDWSAFCGMDTTSIELSIIEKVFKLNNINDNNITNNFKYKSSIIKTMI, from the coding sequence ATGGCAATTAGAGTTCAATTTGAGAATTCTAACGAAGTTGGTGTATTTTCAAGATTAACGAATTCATATGCATTAATCGCTTTGGGAAGTTCAGAAAATTTTTCAAGTGTATTTGAATCTGAATTATCACAACATATACCCCTAATTTATACAACAATAGGTGGTACAAAGGTTATAGGAAGGGTATGTGTTGGTAATAGAAAAGGGTTATTAGTATCTAGCATATGTACAGATCAGGAATTATTACATTTAAGAAATTCATTACcagaaaatgtaaaaataaaaagaattgaAGAGAGATTATCAGCTTTAGGTAATTGCATAACTGCAAATGATTATGTTGGTTTAATACATACAGATATAGATAGAGAAACAGAAGAAATTATTCAAGATGTTTTAGATATAGAAGTTTTTAGAACATCTATTGCTGGTAACTTATTAGTTGGTACATATTCTTATTTTACTAATAATGGGGGTTTATTACATGCTATGACATCTTCACAAGAAATAGAAGAATTATCTGAACTTTTACAAATACCATTAATAACTGGTACAATAAACAGAGGAAGTGATCTTATTGGTTCAGGTTTAGTTGCTAATGATTGGTCTGCTTTTTGTGGAATGGATACGACATCTATTGAATTAAGTATTATTGAAAAAGTGTTTAAacttaataatataaatgataataatattacaAATAATTTCAAGTACAAATCTTCTATTATTAAAAccatgatataa
- a CDS encoding DEAD/DEAH box ATP-dependent RNA helicase, putative, producing MSKRSLLRFSKLNRLLHIKKYLKKLLLEKKRKRKKEETDTDEMKNNNITFENLGIEDWLIKISKSVQINYPTKIQQLCLPLIIQGKNVIGSSETGSGKTICYCWSILQELNKNFYAIFALILLPTRELVLQIIEQFHLYGSKIGVKILSCIGGYSLIEQRKNILSKPHVVIGTPGRVSDILDNCEDIKNCFKRLKYLVLDEADLLLQKCFESKLKIILDNLQKNNNERKTLFFSSTITHSIQLLMKSFPNDNLVLVNANKNQKPVKNLDQKYIYVDEIAQITYLVYILKNKLIDLSGIIFTANSYKCQLIYSVLNILGNFSVECIHSSKEQNKRISSLSKFKNGLCKILVATDLISRGIDIPKIAFVINFDFPNDTIQYIHRVGRTARANRKGLAISFIDKKDIANFKNVKKIMKNKLKPYILDKNEVLKDMFKIGRAIKKAEIMLEEQKDIKKENEQLKYYIYHNE from the coding sequence ATGAGTAAAAGATCTTTATTAAGattttcaaaattaaatAGATTATtgcacataaaaaaatatttaaaaaaattacttttagaaaaaaaaaggaaaagaaaaaaagaagagaCGGATACAgatgaaatgaaaaataacaatataaCCTTTGAAAATTTAGGAATAGAAGATTGgttaattaaaattagtaAAAGTGTTCAAATAAATTATCCAACGAAAATTCAACAATTATGTTTACCATTAATTATTCAAGGAAAAAATGTTATTGGATCTTCTGAAACTGGAAGTGGAAAGACAATTTGTTACTGTTGGAGTATATTacaagaattaaataaaaatttttatgctATTTTTGCTTTAATTTTACTACCAACAAGAGAATTAGTTTTGCAAATAATAGAacaatttcatttatatggGAGTAAAATAGgtgtaaaaattttatcatgCATAGGTGGATATTCATTAATAgaacaaagaaaaaatattttaagcaAACCACATGTAGTTATAGGTACACCTGGTAGAGTTAGTGATATATTGGATAACTgtgaagatataaaaaattgttttaaaagattaaaatatttagttTTAGATGAAGCAGATTTACTTTTACAAAAATGCTTTGAAAGTaaactaaaaataattttagataatttacaaaaaaataacaacgaaagaaaaacattattttttagcTCAACAATTACTCATTCAATACAACTATTAATGAAATCTTTTCCCAATGACAACTTAGTTTTGGTAAATGCTAATAAAAATCAAAAGCCTGTAAAAAATTTGgatcaaaaatatatatatgttgaTGAAATTGCACAAATAACTTATTtagtttatattttaaaaaataaattgattGATTTATCAGGCATCATTTTTACAGCCAACAGTTATAAGTGTCAATTAATCTATTCagttttaaatattttaggaAATTTTTCTGTTGAATGTATTCATTCGTCAAAAgaacaaaataaaagaatttcatctttatcaaaatttaaaaacgGATTATGTAAAATACTTGTTGCAACTGATCTAATTAGCAGAGGGATAGATATACCCAAAATAGCTTTTGTTATCAATTTTGATTTTCCAAATGATACTATTCAATATATTCATAGGGTGGGTAGAACTGCAAGAGCTAATAGGAAAGGTCTAGCTATTTCCTttattgataaaaaagacatagcaaattttaaaaacgtcaaaaaaattatgaaaaataaattaaaaccTTATATACTTGATAAAAACGAAGTTTTAAAAGATATGTTTAAAATTGGAAGAGCTATAAAAAAAGCTGAAATAATGCTGGAAGAACaaaaagatattaaaaaggaaaatgaacagctaaaatattatatttatcataatGAATGA